One Notolabrus celidotus isolate fNotCel1 chromosome 16, fNotCel1.pri, whole genome shotgun sequence DNA window includes the following coding sequences:
- the LOC117827892 gene encoding oocyte zinc finger protein XlCOF7.1-like encodes MSGSQDPKDSITRRLFSAAHRDLTPPGYREELQSERELLNVISTSEVNLQTEACLSLIKEESPEQQECSPGLDQEDTKPTPIKEEQDELWSSQEGEELEGREEADTTKLPFTVVTVKSEDDEEEPQCSQLHQRQTEWMETREDCGGSEQSSNSDPETDLQPEIEVKIEDSSEPETEDGDDYWESRDHQAGVNPLENLTDSIDKLHTCYECGKTFKRKGHLTAHMIVHTGEKPFSCSECGKSFNCKGNLTKHMIIHTGEKPYSCSVCGRTFNCRGSMTRHMLVHVGEKSFSCSECEKIFKSKGSLTQHMSVHKGEKSFSCSECGKIFKSKGNLTQHMSVHSGDKPFSCTVCGKRLKGRYYLAKHMRNHTREKPLSPSECDINSQESPTVHMEHHGEETPYIVVEIC; translated from the exons ATGTCCGGGTCTCAGGATCCGAAGGACTCGATCACAAGGCGGCTTTTCTCTGCGGCTCACAGGGATCTGACACCGCCCGGATACAGAGAGGAGCTCCAGAGTGAGAGGGAACTGTTGAATGTGATTTCAACATCTGAAGTAAATCTGCAGACAGAAG cGTGTCTGTCCCTGATCAAAGAAGAGTCTCCAGAGCAGCAGGAATGTAGCCCCGGTCTGGACCAGGAGGACACTAAGCCCACACCCATCAAAGAGGAACAGGATGAGCTCTGGAGCagtcaggagggagaggagcttGAAGGTCGGGAGGAGGCTGACACCACCAAGCTCCCGTTCACTGTTGTGACTGTGAAGagtgaggatgatgaagaggagcctCAGTGCTCACAGCTTCATCAGAGACAAACTGAATGGATGGAAACAAGAGAGGACTGTGGAGGATCAGAACAATCCAGCAACTCAGACCCAGAGACGGATTTACAACCAGAGATCGAGGTCAAGATTGAAGACTCTTCTGAGCCCGAGACTGAAGACGGGGATGATTACTGGGAGTCCAGAGACCATCAGGCAGGTGTAAACCCTCTGGAGAACTTGACAGACTCTATAGATAAATTACACACCTGCTACGAGTGTGGTAAGACATTCAAAAGGAAAGGGCATCTGACGGCACACATGATAGTTCACAcgggagagaaacccttcagctgctccgaGTGTGGTAAAAGTTTTAACTGCAAAGGAAATCTGACCAAACACATGATCATCCACACGGGAGAGAAACCCTACAGCTGCTCCGTGTGCGGAAGAACATTCAACTGTAGAGGAAGCATGACCCGGCACATGTTGGTCCACGTGGGAGAGAaatccttcagctgctctgagtgcgAGAAGATATTCAAAAGCAAAGGAAGCTTGACTCAGCACATGTCCGTTCACAAAGGAGAGAAATCCTTCAGCTGCTCCGAGTGTGGCAAGATCTTTAAAAGTAAAGGAAACCTGACCCAGCATATGTCGGTTCACAGCGGCGATAAACCGTTTAGCTGCACCGTGTGTGGGAAACGCTTGAAAGGAAGGTATTATCTGGCCAAACACATGAGGAATCACACGCGGGAGAAACCCCTCAGTCCCTCTGAGTGTGACATTAACTCTCAAGAAAGTCCCACAGTTCACATGGAGCATCACGGCGAAGAAACACCTTACATTGTAGTGGAAATATGTTAA
- the LOC117827885 gene encoding gastrula zinc finger protein XlCGF57.1-like gives MQCHSEEKPFSCSLCEKGFHTRAKLARHMIVHTKEKPSTCSVCNRGFTLKEDLVKHMEVHTNEKPSTCSVCNRGFTLKEDLVKHMEVHTKEKPFSCSVCNRSFTLKEDLVKHMIVHSKDKPSTCSVCNRGFTLKEDLVKHMEVHTNEKPSTCSVCNRGFTLKEDLVKHMEVHTKEKPFSCSVCNRSFTLKEDLVKHMIVHSKDKPSTCSVCNRGFTLKEDLVKHMEAHTAVKQISRSVCGQSFTGPRALKMHMAVHTGEQPVTCSVCGKEFACNENLQQHMVCHLEEKPFSCHVSENKCNTEANITVHTEEKPSTCSVCSRSFTLKEDLVKHMEVHTGEKQISCSVCDQSFTGPRALKMHMAVHPGEKSVLCSVCGKKFAGVKNLRQHMVCHSDEKPFSCSICEKRFSVRAKLVRHLIVHTEEKPFSCSVCHRNFRLGYYLEKHMRTHSGEKSFSCPVCKRRLINKENLAKHMMAHNGEKLYSCSVCDQSFTGHMALKKHMTVHTKEKPFLCSVCGKRFAYNQILQKHMLCHSEEKPSMCSVCGKIFSTDGQLGRHMRLHTGEKPFSCSVCDEGFSSKGRLDLHMRIHTGEKPFSCFVCGKRFTQHGTLKRHMMVHTGEKPYSCLFCGKRFTRQSSLKRHKCASKSSGNTK, from the coding sequence ATGCAATGCCACTCGGAAGAGAAACCTTTCAGCTGCTCCCTTTGTGAGAAAGGATTTCACACGAGAGCGAAGCTTGCGAGACACATGATTGTTCACACTAAAGAGAAACCCtctacctgctctgtttgtaacaGGGGTTTCACTCTTAAAGAAGACTTAGTGAAACACATGGAAGTTCACACTAATGAGAAACCCtctacctgctctgtttgtaacaGGGGTTTCACTCTTAAAGAAGACTTAGTGAAACACATGGAAGTTCACACTaaagagaaacccttcagctgctccgtGTGTAACAGGAGCTTCACTCTTAAAGAAGATTTAGTGAAACACATGATAGTTCACTCTAAAGACAAACCCTCTACCTGCTCTGTCTGTAACAGGGGTTTCACTCTTAAAGAAGACTTAGTGAAACACATGGAAGTTCACACTAATGAGAAACCCtctacctgctctgtttgtaacaGGGGTTTCACTCTTAAAGAAGATTTAGTGAAACACATGGAAGTTCACACTaaagagaaacccttcagctgctcagtgtGTAACAGGAGCTTCACTCTTAAAGAAGATTTAGTGAAACACATGATAGTTCACTCTAAAGACAAACCCtctacctgctctgtttgtaacaGGGGTTTCACTCTTAAAGAAGACTTAGTGAAACACATGGAAGCTCATACTGCAGTGAAGCAAATCAGTCGTTCAGTTTGCGGTCAAAGCTTCACTGGACCTAGAGCTCTAAAAATGCACATGGCTGTCCACACAGGGGAGCAACCAGTTACATGTTCAGTTTGTGGGAAAGAATTTGCATGTAATGAAAATTTACAGCAACACATGGTATGCCACTTGGAAGAGAAGCCCTTCAGCTGCCATGTCAGTGAGAATAAATGTAATACTGAAGCGAACATCACAGTTCACACAGAAGAGAAACCCtctacctgctctgtttgtagcaGAAGCTTCACTCTTAAAGAAGACTTAGTGAAACACATGGAAGTTCACACTGGAGAGAAACAAATCAGTTGTTCAGTTTGCGATCAAAGCTTCACTGGACCTAGAGCTCTAAAAATGCACATGGCTGTCCACCCAGGGGAGAAATCAGTTTTGTGTTCAGTATGTGGGAAGAAATTCGCCGGTGTTAAAAATCTGCGGCAACACATGGTATGCCACTCGGACGAGAAACCTTTCAGCTGCTCCATTTGTGAGAAAAGATTCAGTGTCAGAGCGAAGCTTGTGAGGCACTTGATAGTTCACACagaagagaaacccttcagctgctccgtGTGTCACAGAAACTTCCGCCTTGGTTACTACTTAGAGAAACACATGAGAACCCACTCTGGAGAGAAATCCTTCAGCTGCCCAGTGTGTAAAAGACGtttgataaataaagaaaacttgGCGAAACACATGATGGCACATAATGGAGAGAAACTCTACAGCTGCTCCGTTTGTGACCAAAGCTTCACAGGACACATGGCTCTAAAAAAGCACATGACTGTCCACACTAAGGAGAAACCTTTTTTGTGCTCAGTCTGTGGGAAAAGATTTGCTTACAATCAGATCTTGCAAAAGCACATGTTATGTCACTCAGAGGAGAAACCATCCATGTGCTCAGTTTGTGGGAAAATATTTAGCACTGACGGACAGCTTGGGAGGCACATGAGATTGCACACAggggagaaacccttcagctgctccgtGTGTGATGAGGGATTTAGTTCCAAAGGCCGTTTAGACCTTCACATGAGAATACACACTggggagaaacccttcagctgctttGTTTGTGGGAAGCGTTTCACACAGCATGGCACTCTGAAAAGACACATGATGGTCCACACCGGGGAGAAACCGTATAGTTGTCTCTTCTGTGGAAAGAGATTTACTCGGCAAAGCTCTCTGAAAAGACACAAATGCGCATCCAAGAGCAGTGGAAACACAAAATAA